The Hippoglossus hippoglossus isolate fHipHip1 chromosome 10, fHipHip1.pri, whole genome shotgun sequence DNA segment gaCAACACGTGTCACCATGTTGCAGCAAAAAGTCTGAGTTTAGccaaaatctaatttaaaagtCTAGATTGTAATTATAGACCCATGACATGTGTGATTATTGTCTGGCCAAACAGGACATGGATAATGGCCCGTGCGTAAAACACCTTTGCGCAAATACTACCTTGAGACGTGTCATTCTATGAACACTGGGGGAAGTATTCTCTAAAAGTTAATCAGTAGCAGTGTGAACTGCTCTTGGTTTGATTGTATCCTTCTAAATTAAGTGCTGGCACGTCTAACAAATGCCATTGCGCTTTAATCTCCTCCTTCGCAGGCGCTCAAGGGTGACAGGAGTAGCAATAAACTCGTGCGTAAATCAGTTGGAAACTTTAATTAATAAACAGGAACTGCGCTTCACGCGCACATCGTTCCACAGCCAGACCCACTGGACCAGCACCCCGACTCACTTCCGGTTCGACTGCCTGTAACCCTTTCCTTCCCGCAGCGCCGCTGCCAGAGGCGGTGGTTCTGGCATCTGCGCCGTCATTGGTGGAAACGCGTCGTCACTGCGTCTCCGTCGGTCCGTGAGTGGCGGTGGAGGCTGTCAGTCAGTGTTAGGCTGCTGCCGAGActccagagagagggagatgtcAGAGGCTGAGCTGCTCCCTCCCTTCAGTAGCACTAGTGGGGTTCAGCAGCCAGCATGGCCACAGCTGCCTCCAGCCCCTACACCCTGCTCAGCTCCAGTCCCATGATCCACCCGGACAGCCAGGCCATGCAGCCTGCTAGCCCCTACAGAGGACACCAGAAACTCCTCCAGAGTGACTACCTGCAGAGCGTCCAGAGCAACGGACACCCCCTCGGGCACCAGTGGGCGAGCAGCCTGTCGGAGGGCAGCCCCTGGTCGTCCTCCATGGAGCAGCAGGACATCAAACCAGGCCGGGAGGACCTGCAGCTCGGCATCATTCATCACCGCTCCTCGCACGTAGCGCATCACTCCCCTCATCACAACAACCATGGCAACCACCCGGGAGTCTGGGGAACTCCCGTGTCCCACAACTCCTCCATCACCAGCGGGCAGCAGATCAACATCTACTCCCAGACGGGTTTCACTGTCAACGGCATGCTGGACCACGGCGGGCTCACGCCTCCACCCAACCCGCAGGGCCAAGGCATGCACCCGGGCCTCAGGGACACACTCAGCCCAGAGCACAGCGACCTCGGCGGGCACCACTGCCACGACCACTCCGACGAGGAGACGCCGACCTCGGACGAGCTGGAGCACTTTGCCAAGCAGTTCAAACAGCGGAGGATCAAGCTGGGCTTTACGCAGGCGGACGTGGGGTTGGCGCTGGGCACGTTGTACGGGAACGTCTTTTCCCAAACCACCATCTGCAGGTTCGAGGCTCTGCAGCTGAGctttaaaaacatgtgcaaactaAAGCCGCTGCTGAACAAGTGGCTGGAGGAGGCGGACTCGACCACGGGCTGCTCGAGCAGTATAGACAAGATAGCAGCtcaggggaggaagaggaagaagaggacgtCCATCGAGGTGAGCGTGAA contains these protein-coding regions:
- the LOC117769283 gene encoding POU domain, class 3, transcription factor 4-like, producing MATAASSPYTLLSSSPMIHPDSQAMQPASPYRGHQKLLQSDYLQSVQSNGHPLGHQWASSLSEGSPWSSSMEQQDIKPGREDLQLGIIHHRSSHVAHHSPHHNNHGNHPGVWGTPVSHNSSITSGQQINIYSQTGFTVNGMLDHGGLTPPPNPQGQGMHPGLRDTLSPEHSDLGGHHCHDHSDEETPTSDELEHFAKQFKQRRIKLGFTQADVGLALGTLYGNVFSQTTICRFEALQLSFKNMCKLKPLLNKWLEEADSTTGCSSSIDKIAAQGRKRKKRTSIEVSVKGVLETHFLKCPKPSAQEITSLADSLQLEKEVVRVWFCNRRQKEKRMTPPGEPPPHEGPYSHSGSAGDASSCHDL